A single region of the Pseudomonas sp. GGS8 genome encodes:
- a CDS encoding DUF2892 domain-containing protein — MSDLKRVERIESTPFQTQPAQNVQGWERIGSLAGGVVMVGKGLRRGGVFGLIEVAIGGVALARGITGHSSAKSFLEKSRQDMNNVRAKIERAGEELSRLKANAQAATQTATVTGNDSLESPKTGV, encoded by the coding sequence ATGAGCGACCTCAAACGCGTAGAGCGTATCGAATCCACCCCGTTCCAGACTCAGCCCGCACAGAACGTGCAGGGTTGGGAGCGCATCGGTTCTCTGGCCGGGGGCGTGGTGATGGTCGGCAAAGGCCTGCGGCGCGGTGGCGTGTTCGGGTTGATTGAAGTGGCGATTGGCGGCGTGGCGCTGGCCCGCGGCATCACCGGGCACAGTTCGGCGAAAAGTTTTCTGGAGAAGAGCCGTCAGGACATGAATAACGTTCGGGCGAAAATTGAGCGTGCCGGGGAAGAGTTGAGTCGGTTGAAGGCGAATGCGCAAGCGGCGACCCAAACCGCTACCGTGACGGGTAATGATTCGCTGGAATCACCGAAAACCGGGGTTTGA
- a CDS encoding RNA methyltransferase yields the protein MADKRYSCIGLYNPKSPENVGSVMRAAGCYGVASVFYTGKRYERAADFVTDTKKVHYDIPLIGIDDLKKILPLGCVPVAVELVDGARSLPEYTHPDRALYIFGPEDGSLDKEIRDWCEDVVYIPTTGCMNLAATVNVVLYDRMAKGNNTRSGPKFR from the coding sequence GTGGCAGACAAACGGTACAGCTGCATTGGTTTGTATAACCCCAAATCACCGGAGAACGTCGGTTCGGTGATGCGCGCCGCCGGCTGCTATGGCGTGGCGTCGGTGTTTTACACCGGCAAGCGCTATGAGCGCGCCGCCGACTTCGTCACCGACACCAAGAAAGTCCACTACGACATTCCGCTGATCGGCATCGATGACCTGAAGAAAATCCTGCCGCTGGGCTGTGTACCGGTCGCCGTGGAACTGGTCGACGGCGCCCGCTCGCTGCCGGAATACACGCACCCGGACCGGGCTCTCTACATCTTTGGCCCCGAAGACGGCTCGCTAGATAAAGAGATCCGCGACTGGTGCGAAGACGTGGTCTACATCCCGACCACCGGCTGCATGAACCTGGCGGCCACGGTCAACGTGGTGCTGTACGACCGCATGGCCAAGGGGAATAACACCCGCTCGGGCCCGAAATTCCGCTGA
- a CDS encoding YajD family HNH nuclease yields MSSSTPPTNTSKLDRILADNQRDKEMGYRDKALKMYPHVCGRCAREFSGKRLSELTVHHRDHNHDNNPQDGSNWELLCLYCHDNEHSRYTDQQYFDEGSLSTPKIAKATHNPFAALAGLMKKED; encoded by the coding sequence ATGAGTTCGTCAACGCCTCCAACCAACACCTCAAAGTTGGACCGCATCCTCGCCGACAACCAGCGCGACAAGGAAATGGGTTACCGCGACAAGGCCCTGAAGATGTACCCGCACGTGTGCGGCCGTTGCGCCCGTGAGTTCTCCGGCAAACGTCTGAGCGAATTGACCGTGCACCACCGCGACCACAACCACGACAACAACCCGCAGGACGGTTCGAACTGGGAACTGTTGTGCCTGTACTGCCATGACAACGAGCATTCGCGTTACACCGATCAGCAGTATTTCGACGAAGGCTCGCTGAGTACGCCGAAGATTGCCAAGGCGACGCATAACCCGTTTGCGGCGTTGGCCGGATTGATGAAGAAAGAAGACTGA
- a CDS encoding spermidine synthase, with amino-acid sequence MKRFVLLDTTPIPENGGALCLFEYGEDFVIKIQGGDGGQLMNTRMHGSEDALAEIPCRKVAGRPNSRVLIGGLGMGFTLASALKHLGKTAEVVVAELVPGVVEWNRGPLGEKAGNPLLDPRTAIRMEDVAKVLQAEPQGFDAIMLDVDNGPEGLTQKANSWLYSAGGLSACAKALRPKGVLAVWSASADRQFSDKLKKAGFKAEEVQVFAHGNKGTRHTIWIAEKLKG; translated from the coding sequence ATGAAACGTTTCGTTCTGCTCGACACCACCCCCATCCCTGAGAACGGCGGTGCCCTGTGCCTGTTCGAATACGGCGAGGACTTTGTCATCAAGATTCAGGGCGGTGACGGCGGGCAGTTGATGAACACCCGCATGCACGGCTCTGAAGATGCCCTGGCCGAAATCCCCTGCCGCAAGGTCGCCGGCCGGCCGAATTCGCGAGTATTGATCGGTGGCCTGGGCATGGGCTTCACCCTCGCCTCGGCGCTCAAGCATTTGGGCAAGACGGCTGAAGTGGTGGTCGCCGAACTGGTGCCCGGCGTGGTGGAGTGGAACCGTGGGCCGCTGGGAGAAAAAGCCGGCAACCCGCTGCTCGACCCGCGTACGGCCATCCGCATGGAAGACGTGGCCAAGGTGCTGCAAGCCGAGCCGCAGGGTTTCGACGCAATCATGCTCGACGTCGACAACGGCCCAGAAGGCCTGACCCAGAAAGCCAACAGCTGGCTCTACTCCGCCGGCGGCCTGAGCGCCTGTGCCAAGGCCCTGCGACCAAAGGGCGTGCTGGCAGTGTGGTCAGCCAGCGCTGACCGGCAGTTTTCCGACAAGCTGAAAAAGGCCGGCTTCAAGGCCGAGGAAGTGCAAGTCTTCGCCCACGGCAACAAAGGCACCCGTCATACAATCTGGATTGCCGAGAAGCTCAAGGGCTAG
- a CDS encoding cyclic nucleotide-binding domain-containing protein: MSEPTLLNKEIRDWLMDCGLFDQLLPADFVAASGYFSISTIAEGEEIFREGDAGSFMCIIHTGQVAVQKTNSEGQRVTMATLRSGRAFGEMAVLDGERRSASCVAASNCQLLNLGKDSLEKMLNEAPKIAAKIIRALAVSLSKRLRMADGQLLSH; encoded by the coding sequence ATGTCAGAACCGACCTTACTGAACAAAGAAATTCGCGACTGGCTGATGGACTGCGGCCTGTTCGATCAACTGCTGCCGGCGGACTTCGTGGCGGCTTCGGGTTACTTCAGCATCAGCACCATCGCCGAAGGCGAAGAGATTTTCCGTGAGGGCGATGCCGGCAGTTTCATGTGCATCATCCACACCGGCCAGGTCGCGGTGCAAAAGACCAACAGCGAAGGGCAACGGGTGACCATGGCCACCTTGCGCAGCGGACGGGCGTTCGGCGAAATGGCCGTGCTCGACGGCGAACGGCGCTCAGCCAGTTGTGTGGCCGCGAGCAACTGCCAGTTGCTCAACCTGGGCAAGGACTCCCTGGAAAAGATGCTCAACGAGGCGCCGAAAATCGCCGCCAAGATCATCCGCGCCCTCGCCGTCTCCCTCTCCAAACGCTTGCGCATGGCCGATGGGCAACTGCTCTCGCATTAA
- a CDS encoding S9 family peptidase: MPLSANVTSAPIAHKADGDDPYAWLQERDTDAVLDYLKAENRYQEAQTADQAGLRETLFEEIKSRILETDLSLPSPWGPYLYYTRTTAGDEYVRHYRCPRPTDGSLRIDESQELLLLDPNELAKGGFFSLGAFSISPDHQRLAYSIDSSGEEIYTLFVKELSSGRVSELEFQDCDGSMTWANDSLTLFFGELDDTHRPHKLFRYRLDGTAAEEVFHEPDGRFFLHCYRSSSERQLLLSLGSKTTSEVWVLDASLPHQAFTCLAPRVEDHEYDVDHGKLDGEWTWLIRTNRDGINFALYQAVDTGVAPTEADWQILIPHSDTVMIDGMSLNAEAMTLSLREGGLPIIEIRPQGLPPYRVQLPDAAYSLHVQNSLEFVSDRIRLRYEALNRPAQIRQLILATGEQKVLKETPVLGPFDADAYVSQRLWATAPDGTQVPISLVVKREFLGKPTPLYLYGYGAYGESLDPWFSHARLSLLDRGMAFAIAHVRGGGELGEAWYRAGKQEHKHNTFSDFIACAEHLIANRFTTSSQLAISGGSAGGLLIGAVLNQRPELFGAAIAEVPFVDVLNTMLDPELPLTVTEYDEWGNPQEPDVYDRIKAYAPYENVTAQAYPATLVIAGYNDSRVQYWEAAKWVAKLRATKTDNTPLLLKTELGAGHGGMSGRYQGLRDVALEYAFVLKVLGIA; encoded by the coding sequence ATGCCCTTATCCGCCAACGTCACTAGCGCCCCGATTGCCCACAAGGCCGACGGCGATGACCCGTATGCCTGGCTGCAGGAGCGCGACACCGACGCAGTGCTCGATTACCTGAAAGCTGAAAACCGCTATCAAGAGGCGCAAACCGCCGATCAGGCCGGGCTGCGCGAAACCCTGTTCGAAGAGATCAAGAGCCGGATTCTCGAAACCGATCTGTCGTTGCCCTCGCCCTGGGGTCCGTACCTGTATTACACCCGCACCACCGCCGGTGACGAATACGTCCGCCACTACCGCTGCCCACGTCCGACCGATGGCAGCCTGCGCATCGACGAAAGCCAGGAACTCCTGCTGCTCGATCCGAACGAGCTGGCCAAGGGCGGTTTCTTTTCCCTGGGCGCGTTCAGCATCAGCCCGGACCACCAGCGCCTGGCCTACAGTATCGATTCTTCGGGCGAAGAAATTTACACGCTGTTCGTGAAGGAGTTATCCAGCGGCCGTGTCAGCGAGCTGGAGTTCCAGGACTGCGACGGCAGCATGACCTGGGCCAACGACAGCCTGACGCTGTTTTTCGGCGAACTCGACGACACCCATCGCCCGCACAAGCTGTTCCGCTATCGGCTGGACGGCACCGCGGCCGAAGAAGTGTTCCATGAGCCGGACGGCCGATTCTTCCTGCACTGCTACCGCTCCAGTTCCGAACGGCAATTGCTGTTGTCGCTGGGCAGCAAAACCACCAGCGAAGTCTGGGTGCTCGACGCCTCGCTGCCGCATCAGGCCTTTACCTGCCTGGCGCCGCGGGTCGAAGACCATGAATACGATGTCGACCACGGCAAACTCGATGGCGAGTGGACGTGGCTGATCCGCACCAACCGCGACGGCATCAACTTCGCCTTGTACCAGGCGGTCGACACCGGCGTCGCGCCGACCGAAGCCGACTGGCAGATCCTGATTCCCCACAGCGACACGGTGATGATCGATGGCATGAGCCTGAACGCCGAGGCCATGACCTTGAGCCTGCGTGAAGGGGGCCTGCCGATCATTGAAATCCGCCCACAAGGCCTGCCGCCGTATCGCGTGCAATTACCGGACGCGGCCTACAGCCTGCATGTGCAGAACAGCCTGGAATTTGTCAGCGACAGAATCCGTCTGCGCTACGAGGCCTTGAACCGTCCAGCGCAAATCCGCCAACTGATTCTGGCCACCGGCGAGCAGAAAGTGCTCAAGGAAACCCCGGTGCTCGGCCCGTTCGATGCCGACGCATATGTCAGCCAGCGGCTTTGGGCCACGGCCCCGGACGGTACACAAGTGCCGATCAGCCTGGTGGTCAAACGCGAATTCCTCGGTAAACCGACGCCGCTTTATCTGTACGGCTACGGCGCTTACGGTGAAAGCCTCGACCCGTGGTTCTCCCACGCCCGCCTGAGCCTGCTGGATCGCGGCATGGCGTTTGCCATCGCGCATGTACGCGGCGGCGGTGAATTGGGCGAAGCCTGGTATCGCGCCGGCAAGCAGGAACACAAGCACAACACCTTCAGCGACTTCATCGCCTGCGCCGAACACCTGATCGCCAACCGTTTCACCACTTCATCGCAACTGGCAATCAGCGGCGGCAGCGCCGGTGGCCTGCTGATCGGCGCGGTGCTCAATCAGCGGCCGGAGCTGTTCGGCGCGGCGATCGCCGAAGTGCCGTTCGTCGACGTGCTCAACACCATGCTCGACCCGGAGCTGCCGCTGACCGTCACTGAATACGACGAATGGGGCAACCCGCAAGAACCGGACGTCTATGATCGAATCAAGGCCTACGCCCCATACGAAAATGTCACCGCCCAAGCCTATCCGGCGACGCTGGTGATCGCCGGCTACAACGACAGTCGCGTGCAGTACTGGGAAGCGGCCAAATGGGTGGCGAAATTGCGCGCGACCAAAACCGACAACACCCCGCTGCTGCTCAAGACTGAATTGGGCGCCGGGCATGGCGGGATGAGCGGTCGTTACCAGGGATTACGTGACGTAGCCCTCGAATACGCATTTGTTTTAAAGGTTTTGGGCATTGCCTGA
- a CDS encoding MFS transporter — MDTMTENDYLIAWGLYAFAALGCLLVWMRITRWMWRWLCEPLRLLMAVLLFSPTIIDPVKEKVAPAIAITALDLLFKVGNNAWRAISDLFMYGMIAFGIYLVFVAIRFPIERASKARKERAEAAKAAARADEPEGDQPFGGAGDDRYGRPPVPSNPQRLRVEPRL, encoded by the coding sequence ATGGACACCATGACCGAGAACGACTATCTGATCGCCTGGGGCCTCTACGCCTTTGCCGCTTTAGGCTGCCTGTTGGTGTGGATGCGCATCACCCGCTGGATGTGGCGCTGGCTGTGTGAGCCGCTGCGGCTGCTGATGGCGGTGTTGCTGTTCAGCCCGACCATCATCGACCCGGTGAAGGAAAAGGTCGCCCCGGCCATTGCCATTACTGCGCTCGATCTGCTGTTCAAGGTCGGCAACAACGCCTGGCGGGCGATTTCCGACCTGTTCATGTACGGCATGATTGCCTTCGGCATTTATCTGGTTTTCGTGGCGATCCGTTTCCCCATCGAGCGCGCCTCCAAGGCTCGCAAGGAGCGGGCGGAGGCCGCCAAGGCTGCGGCGCGTGCCGACGAGCCTGAAGGCGATCAACCGTTCGGCGGCGCTGGCGATGATCGTTACGGCCGGCCACCGGTGCCGAGCAACCCGCAGCGACTGCGGGTCGAGCCGCGTCTGTAA
- a CDS encoding class II glutamine amidotransferase, with translation MCELLGMSANVPTDIVFSFTGLMQRGGRTGPHRDGWGIAFYEGRGLRLFQDPAASSESEVANLVQRYPIKSEVVIGHIRQANVGKVCLSNTHPFVRELWGRNWCFAHNGQLADFNPTASFYRPVGDTDSEAAFCDLLNRVRAAFPEPVEIEELLPDLVAACAEYRSKGVFNCLLSDGDWLFCYCSTKLAQITRRAPFGPARLKDVDVIVDFQAETTPNDVVTVIATEPLTENETWTRYEPGQWSLWRRGECVSQGKTE, from the coding sequence ATGTGTGAGTTATTGGGCATGAGCGCCAATGTCCCGACCGATATCGTGTTCAGCTTCACCGGGCTGATGCAGCGCGGCGGCCGCACCGGGCCGCACCGTGACGGTTGGGGCATCGCTTTCTATGAAGGCCGTGGCCTGCGGTTGTTTCAGGACCCGGCGGCGAGCAGCGAGTCGGAAGTGGCGAACCTGGTGCAGCGCTATCCGATCAAGAGCGAAGTGGTAATCGGGCACATCCGCCAGGCCAATGTCGGCAAGGTCTGCCTGTCCAACACCCACCCGTTCGTGCGCGAGTTGTGGGGCCGCAACTGGTGTTTCGCCCACAACGGCCAGTTGGCCGACTTCAACCCGACCGCCAGTTTCTACCGTCCCGTCGGCGATACCGACAGCGAAGCGGCGTTCTGTGATCTGCTTAACCGGGTGCGTGCTGCGTTCCCCGAGCCGGTAGAAATTGAAGAATTGCTGCCGGACCTGGTGGCCGCTTGCGCCGAGTACCGCAGCAAAGGCGTGTTCAATTGCTTGCTCAGCGACGGCGACTGGCTGTTCTGCTACTGCTCGACCAAACTGGCGCAAATCACTCGCCGTGCCCCGTTCGGCCCGGCACGCTTGAAGGACGTCGATGTGATCGTCGACTTCCAGGCCGAAACCACGCCCAACGACGTGGTCACGGTGATCGCCACCGAACCCTTGACCGAAAATGAAACCTGGACCCGCTACGAACCGGGCCAATGGAGCCTTTGGCGACGCGGCGAATGCGTCAGCCAGGGCAAGACCGAATAA
- a CDS encoding DUF2937 family protein codes for MLLSYLRLVLFAAGLLIGVQVPGFINDYAKRVEAHLIEAQSGLSGFQGTANQFFKGDMQALVAHYRASEDPIFRSDADSLSSLLTRQLALDKQFQAMQGPWYIRFLQVVLAADPDIRKETWNGYSYQILLTPEAMIWGMSGALLLSFGIECLFRLIDWVVLGGKRLRQSRPIEERDLRGL; via the coding sequence ATGTTGCTCAGTTATCTACGGCTGGTGTTGTTTGCGGCTGGCCTGTTGATCGGTGTCCAGGTGCCTGGGTTCATCAATGACTATGCCAAGCGGGTCGAGGCGCATCTGATCGAGGCGCAAAGCGGTTTGAGCGGTTTTCAGGGCACTGCCAATCAGTTTTTCAAGGGCGACATGCAGGCGCTGGTGGCCCATTACCGTGCCAGCGAAGACCCGATCTTTCGCAGCGATGCCGACAGCCTGAGCTCCTTGCTCACCCGTCAACTGGCCCTCGACAAGCAATTCCAGGCGATGCAGGGCCCGTGGTACATCCGTTTCCTGCAAGTGGTGCTGGCGGCCGACCCGGACATTCGCAAGGAAACCTGGAACGGCTACAGCTACCAGATCCTGCTGACACCGGAAGCGATGATCTGGGGTATGAGCGGCGCGTTGCTGCTGTCGTTCGGCATTGAATGCCTGTTCCGGTTGATCGACTGGGTGGTGCTGGGCGGCAAGCGCCTGCGCCAGAGCCGGCCGATCGAAGAGCGGGATTTGCGCGGGTTGTAA
- a CDS encoding TonB-dependent receptor, with protein sequence MTRTKLSLLIPLLGTFSAQTWAEDTEQQPGTLNMQATVVSATRSEASIASIPGSVQVIDEQQVREQSGAGRRVSDILGQLVPGIAPSSGGMSNFGQTLRGRNMLVLIDGVSQNATRDNFRQLNSIAPASIERIEVISGASSIYGAGASGGIINIITKRNQGQDIAYSSKLGLTSGNNLNRKGFAYEAFQSATGRKDALDWYVSADLTQRNDQFDGNGNRIPQDTSQGSNMDTETYDLQGRFGYELDADKKLSLSLQDYKDQQDTGYTKDPKNSQQAVAVKGLKLDDQPYTHNQAVNLNYTDKDFYGQGLQLESYWRRADALFFPDLSRGKAGISDNNSVQDVYGLRAAIDTPLPAIGSATGNLVWGADYDNERSRQRGDQYTLNGLNYTKTGTTYELGPDIETTTKSLFGQMSWDIGDWTLRGGVRREWIESEVSDSIAYGQIVQTGISATLPGDTLKYDATLYNLGAVYHLSENQDVFANYSQGFSLPDIQRFMRDVSSTFDIQSLNAQAIKVDSYELGWRGNWDQWQADVTVYENTSDVTQFYDANDRVLRLINQKERVRGIENSLTYRATDHWSVGGTYAWAKGETEQNGKWIDLPATRISPAKTTLFVGYTEDDYTLRLQGMRLANYDAAAKDNNGREIEGYTLVDLLGSVQLPVGRLEGGVYNLTNRTYQNLFTQANARAPYANAEGRTLSMSYSVDW encoded by the coding sequence ATGACCCGAACCAAACTCTCCCTGCTGATCCCGCTACTCGGTACCTTCAGCGCCCAGACCTGGGCCGAGGATACCGAGCAGCAGCCCGGCACCTTGAACATGCAAGCCACCGTCGTCTCCGCGACCCGCAGCGAGGCGAGCATCGCCTCGATTCCGGGCTCGGTCCAGGTGATCGACGAACAGCAAGTCCGTGAGCAGAGCGGCGCGGGTCGCCGGGTCTCCGACATCCTCGGGCAATTGGTCCCGGGTATTGCGCCGTCCAGCGGCGGCATGAGCAACTTCGGTCAGACCCTGCGCGGGCGCAACATGCTGGTGTTGATCGACGGCGTATCGCAGAACGCCACGCGTGACAACTTCCGTCAGCTCAACAGCATCGCCCCGGCCAGCATCGAACGCATCGAAGTGATCTCCGGCGCCAGCAGCATTTACGGTGCTGGTGCTTCAGGCGGCATCATCAACATCATCACCAAGCGCAATCAGGGCCAGGACATTGCCTACAGCAGCAAACTGGGCCTGACCAGCGGCAACAACCTCAATAGAAAAGGCTTCGCCTACGAAGCCTTTCAGAGTGCCACCGGGCGCAAGGATGCGTTGGACTGGTATGTGTCTGCCGACCTGACCCAGCGCAACGATCAGTTCGATGGCAACGGCAACCGCATCCCTCAGGACACCTCCCAGGGCAGCAACATGGACACCGAAACCTATGACCTGCAAGGTCGTTTCGGTTACGAACTGGATGCCGACAAAAAACTCAGCCTGTCGCTGCAGGACTACAAGGACCAGCAGGACACCGGCTACACCAAAGACCCAAAAAACTCGCAGCAAGCCGTGGCAGTCAAAGGGCTGAAACTCGACGACCAACCCTACACCCATAACCAGGCGGTCAACCTCAACTACACCGACAAGGACTTCTACGGTCAGGGCCTGCAACTGGAAAGCTACTGGCGCCGCGCCGATGCACTGTTCTTTCCGGACCTGTCGCGGGGCAAGGCCGGGATCTCCGACAACAACAGTGTGCAGGATGTCTACGGCCTGCGCGCGGCCATCGACACGCCACTGCCAGCGATCGGCAGCGCCACGGGCAATCTGGTCTGGGGCGCCGACTATGACAATGAGCGCTCGCGCCAACGAGGTGATCAATACACGCTCAATGGCCTGAACTACACCAAGACCGGCACCACCTACGAGCTGGGTCCGGACATCGAAACCACCACCAAATCGCTGTTCGGGCAGATGTCCTGGGACATTGGTGACTGGACCTTGCGTGGCGGTGTGCGCCGCGAATGGATCGAAAGCGAGGTCTCCGACAGCATCGCCTATGGTCAGATCGTCCAGACCGGCATAAGCGCAACGCTGCCCGGTGACACCCTCAAATACGATGCCACGCTGTACAACCTGGGGGCGGTCTACCACCTGAGTGAAAACCAGGACGTCTTCGCCAATTACAGCCAGGGGTTTTCGCTGCCGGACATTCAGCGCTTCATGCGTGACGTCAGCAGCACCTTCGACATCCAGAGTCTTAACGCCCAGGCGATCAAGGTCGACAGTTACGAGTTGGGCTGGCGTGGCAACTGGGACCAGTGGCAAGCCGACGTCACCGTGTACGAAAACACCTCGGACGTGACACAGTTCTACGATGCCAATGATCGCGTATTGCGCCTGATCAACCAGAAAGAGCGGGTTCGCGGCATCGAAAACAGCCTGACCTACCGCGCGACCGATCACTGGTCGGTGGGTGGCACTTATGCCTGGGCCAAAGGCGAGACCGAGCAGAACGGCAAATGGATCGATCTGCCAGCCACGCGCATTTCACCCGCCAAGACCACACTGTTCGTCGGCTACACCGAAGACGACTACACGCTTCGCCTGCAAGGCATGCGTTTGGCCAATTACGATGCCGCCGCCAAGGACAACAATGGACGCGAGATCGAAGGCTATACGCTGGTGGACCTGCTCGGCTCCGTGCAACTACCGGTAGGTCGTCTTGAAGGCGGCGTGTACAACCTGACCAACCGCACGTACCAGAACCTGTTCACCCAGGCCAACGCCAGAGCACCGTACGCCAATGCCGAAGGCCGCACGCTGAGCATGAGCTACTCGGTCGATTGGTAA
- a CDS encoding MFS transporter, which yields MHADGRALRLLIVIQFVSMGAMEMSGPFWPLQIQHLLGPEGAGYTALLSAMVYAGPMLAAMLLTPMWGRLGDRTGHKPMIVRALLALALCQGLAAITLDPWLLVGIRVMQGALAGFLAAAQAYALACCDSTRRGHTLARLQSATAVGSLIGPVLGGWLMDVSGFALLCYGATAICLLCALGSFFLPADKARTAKKKSVEPVALPKGWLSGILLVIVLIQAAKMMPQSFYALYVANILQAPSWLIGATYAASAATLAISAPLWGRLFDRWQPAYTLRVIEGVAWLCALTLAATALANEWLGFLVSRLVWGIWQGALLPVAYALIANTISTTQQGFALGLGNSAAKAGALLGVVLGGIGMGLVGLAYSFWLVALTYAIAAIGIRWVRSFNATPDRSTLSPHTYQN from the coding sequence ATGCACGCTGACGGTCGCGCCCTGCGACTGCTGATCGTCATCCAGTTTGTCTCCATGGGCGCCATGGAAATGAGCGGCCCGTTCTGGCCCTTGCAGATCCAGCATCTGCTTGGGCCCGAGGGCGCCGGTTACACCGCGCTGTTATCGGCGATGGTCTATGCCGGCCCGATGCTGGCGGCCATGCTCCTGACCCCCATGTGGGGCCGGTTGGGGGATCGCACCGGACACAAACCGATGATCGTTCGGGCGTTGCTGGCCCTCGCGCTGTGCCAAGGGTTGGCGGCCATCACCCTCGACCCGTGGCTGCTGGTGGGTATTCGCGTGATGCAAGGCGCATTGGCCGGTTTTCTCGCGGCCGCGCAAGCCTATGCGTTGGCCTGTTGCGACAGTACCAGACGGGGTCACACCCTGGCCCGCCTGCAATCGGCAACGGCCGTCGGCTCGTTGATCGGCCCGGTGCTGGGTGGCTGGCTGATGGACGTCTCGGGGTTTGCCTTGCTGTGTTATGGCGCGACGGCGATTTGCCTGCTGTGCGCACTGGGGAGTTTTTTCCTGCCAGCCGACAAGGCGCGAACCGCGAAGAAAAAATCTGTTGAGCCGGTGGCCCTGCCCAAAGGCTGGCTCAGTGGAATCCTGTTGGTGATCGTGTTGATCCAGGCGGCGAAGATGATGCCGCAGTCGTTCTACGCCCTGTACGTCGCGAACATTCTGCAGGCCCCAAGCTGGCTGATCGGTGCCACCTACGCGGCGAGCGCCGCGACCCTGGCCATTTCCGCTCCGCTGTGGGGACGCCTGTTCGACCGCTGGCAGCCGGCCTACACCTTGCGCGTCATCGAAGGCGTGGCCTGGTTATGTGCCCTGACGCTGGCGGCCACGGCATTGGCCAACGAATGGCTGGGGTTTCTCGTCAGCCGACTCGTCTGGGGCATCTGGCAAGGCGCTCTGCTGCCCGTCGCCTATGCCCTGATCGCCAACACCATTTCCACAACCCAGCAGGGTTTCGCGCTTGGCCTGGGCAACAGCGCGGCAAAGGCTGGAGCCCTGCTCGGTGTCGTCCTTGGCGGGATCGGCATGGGCCTGGTCGGCCTGGCCTACAGCTTCTGGCTGGTGGCGCTGACCTACGCCATAGCCGCCATCGGAATCCGCTGGGTGCGGTCGTTCAACGCCACGCCCGACCGCTCGACCTTATCGCCCCACACTTATCAAAACTAA